One Nostocoides sp. HKS02 genomic window carries:
- a CDS encoding sialidase family protein: protein MNRPHLLSAAVTTAAVVVAGAAVAMAAPVDTPVTNGSQPTPFSQNKQNEPAVAIDAHNPSVVAAGANEEIDEESCAAGDPTTCPFTPGIGVSGIYFSFTGGSSFTQPTYTGLSARACTGPAACTPQPGPIGTVPKYVEAGLVSDGDPAVAFGPRRGADGRFDWSNGSRLYYANLTSALNTGKSAAFKGFEAIAVSRVDDVRAAAANDASAWSAPTIISKQSSTVFSDKEQIWADNAASSRFFGTVYVCWASFRSNSQGHALPTPLTVATSRDGGLSWATHQVGPATDNRNNAQADGCTIRTDSAGNAYVFGVGTRGGQTVQMMYRSADGGASWVGPTTVATAVAPGVFDRVQGRPVMDGLGGARVDLAVAPSVDIANGAPTGAGATNELFMTWADGRLGLNHEQLLLTHSSNAGATWSTPAVVPTLAGDRPVYTAPAVSPDGTDLYVVHNSFTTPYRADTTSERGLVGEVLHADVTGGVPTGWTTLNRGTVGDPRGSSANSLTDEFLGDYVYAAATNDAVVGVWNDARNALHCDAIDAYRASLYTASPSSRPNVLASCPPTFGNSDIYGGRYADPTP, encoded by the coding sequence ATGAACCGACCACACCTTCTCAGCGCTGCAGTCACCACTGCCGCGGTCGTCGTGGCTGGAGCCGCCGTGGCGATGGCAGCACCGGTGGACACCCCCGTCACGAACGGAAGCCAACCGACGCCCTTCTCGCAGAACAAGCAGAACGAGCCCGCAGTCGCGATCGACGCGCACAACCCCTCCGTCGTCGCGGCTGGTGCCAACGAGGAGATCGACGAGGAGTCCTGCGCTGCGGGCGACCCGACGACCTGCCCGTTCACCCCGGGTATCGGCGTCTCCGGGATCTACTTCTCCTTCACCGGAGGATCCTCGTTCACCCAACCGACGTACACCGGCCTCAGTGCCCGAGCCTGCACGGGCCCCGCAGCCTGCACACCTCAGCCGGGCCCGATCGGCACGGTGCCGAAGTACGTCGAGGCGGGCTTGGTGTCCGACGGTGACCCGGCCGTCGCCTTCGGCCCGCGGCGCGGCGCCGATGGGCGCTTCGACTGGTCGAACGGCTCGCGGCTCTACTACGCCAACCTCACCTCGGCCTTGAACACCGGAAAGAGCGCGGCGTTCAAGGGATTCGAGGCCATCGCGGTCTCGCGGGTCGACGACGTCCGCGCCGCAGCGGCCAACGACGCGTCAGCCTGGAGTGCGCCGACGATCATCTCGAAGCAGTCCTCGACGGTCTTCTCCGACAAGGAGCAGATCTGGGCGGACAACGCCGCCTCGAGCCGGTTCTTCGGCACGGTCTACGTGTGCTGGGCGTCGTTCCGCAGCAACTCCCAGGGTCACGCGTTGCCGACGCCGCTGACGGTGGCGACGTCGCGCGACGGTGGCCTGAGCTGGGCGACGCACCAGGTGGGCCCCGCGACCGACAACCGGAACAACGCCCAGGCCGACGGCTGCACGATCCGCACGGACAGCGCGGGCAACGCCTACGTCTTCGGCGTCGGGACACGGGGTGGCCAGACCGTGCAGATGATGTACCGCTCGGCCGATGGCGGCGCGAGCTGGGTCGGGCCCACGACCGTCGCCACCGCTGTGGCACCGGGGGTGTTCGACCGCGTTCAGGGGCGCCCGGTGATGGATGGTCTCGGCGGGGCGAGGGTCGACCTCGCGGTCGCTCCGAGCGTGGACATCGCCAACGGCGCGCCGACCGGTGCGGGTGCCACCAACGAGCTCTTCATGACCTGGGCCGATGGACGGCTGGGGCTCAACCACGAGCAGCTCCTGCTCACCCACTCCAGCAATGCCGGGGCGACCTGGAGCACGCCCGCCGTGGTGCCGACCCTGGCCGGTGACCGTCCGGTCTACACCGCACCAGCGGTGTCGCCAGACGGGACCGATCTCTACGTCGTGCACAACTCGTTCACCACGCCGTACCGCGCGGACACCACCTCCGAGCGCGGCCTGGTCGGCGAAGTCCTCCACGCGGACGTGACCGGTGGAGTGCCGACCGGCTGGACCACGCTGAACCGCGGTACCGTCGGCGACCCGCGCGGCAGCAGCGCCAACAGCCTCACGGACGAGTTCCTCGGTGACTACGTCTACGCCGCAGCGACGAATGACGCGGTGGTGGGCGTGTGGAACGACGCGCGCAACGCCCTGCACTGCGACGCGATCGACGCCTACCGGGCCTCGCTGTACACGGCGTCGCCGTCGTCGCGGCCGAACGTCCTCGCCTCGTGCCCGCCCACCTTCGGCAACAGCGACATCTACGGCGGGAGGTATGCCGACCCCACCCCATGA
- a CDS encoding AGE family epimerase/isomerase, producing MRPWLDTPSHARWLEGESDRLLAFSRASRHPDGGFAWLDDAGDPQLDRPVQLWITCRMTHVFALGALMGRPGCGPLVDHGIDALTGRFHDDEHSGWYAAVDDDGPRSEQKTAYEHAFVVLAASSAAVARRPGAEALLAEALEVLLTRFWDDEHGMVVEEWDRSWSSLDRYRGVNANMHSVEALLAASSATGDDRLLQHALRIVTRVVHDLARAHEWRIPEHFDEQWRPLLEYNADAPAHPFRPYGATIGHWLEWARLTLHLRAALGEDAAPGWTLDDARSLFDAAVREGWSVDGAPGFVYTVDWAGRPVVRERMHWVAAEATAAAAALHQATGDVAYAQWYQTWWDHIAEVFIDPRGGSWRHELDPSNQPSALVWAGRPDTYHALQATLIPRLPLAPALATALGEGLLRWARRRP from the coding sequence GTGAGACCCTGGCTCGATACCCCCTCGCATGCCCGCTGGCTCGAGGGCGAGTCCGACCGTCTGCTCGCGTTCAGCCGCGCCTCCCGCCACCCCGACGGTGGCTTCGCGTGGCTCGACGACGCAGGTGATCCACAGCTCGACCGCCCGGTCCAGCTGTGGATCACCTGCCGGATGACCCATGTCTTCGCGCTCGGCGCCCTGATGGGCCGTCCAGGGTGCGGACCCCTGGTCGACCACGGCATCGACGCGCTCACCGGCCGCTTCCACGACGACGAGCACTCCGGGTGGTATGCCGCCGTCGACGACGATGGGCCGCGCAGCGAGCAGAAGACGGCATACGAGCACGCCTTTGTCGTCCTGGCGGCGTCCAGCGCCGCCGTGGCCCGCCGTCCTGGTGCCGAGGCGTTGCTGGCGGAGGCCCTGGAGGTCCTGCTCACCCGCTTCTGGGACGACGAGCACGGCATGGTCGTGGAGGAGTGGGACCGGAGCTGGTCGAGCCTGGACCGCTATCGCGGCGTCAACGCGAACATGCACTCCGTCGAGGCGCTGCTGGCAGCCTCGAGCGCGACCGGCGACGACCGACTCCTCCAGCACGCCCTGCGGATCGTCACGCGGGTCGTCCACGACCTGGCGCGCGCGCACGAGTGGAGGATTCCCGAGCACTTCGACGAGCAGTGGCGCCCACTCCTGGAGTACAACGCGGACGCGCCCGCCCACCCGTTCCGGCCCTACGGCGCGACGATCGGCCACTGGCTGGAGTGGGCGCGCCTGACCCTGCACCTTCGCGCGGCGCTGGGCGAGGACGCGGCCCCTGGCTGGACGCTCGACGACGCGCGGAGCCTCTTCGACGCGGCCGTCCGCGAGGGCTGGTCCGTCGACGGTGCGCCCGGGTTCGTGTACACCGTCGACTGGGCCGGCCGACCCGTGGTCCGAGAGCGGATGCACTGGGTCGCCGCGGAGGCGACCGCAGCCGCCGCGGCGCTTCACCAGGCGACCGGCGACGTCGCGTATGCCCAGTGGTACCAGACGTGGTGGGACCACATCGCCGAGGTCTTCATCGACCCGCGCGGAGGGTCCTGGCGACACGAGCTCGACCCGTCGAACCAGCCGAGCGCGCTGGTGTGGGCCGGCAGACCTGACACCTACCACGCGCTCCAGGCCACGCTGATCCCCCGGCTCCCGCTCGCTCCGGCCCTCGCAACGGCGCTCGGTGAAGGCCTGCTCCGGTGGGCGCGGCGCAGACCGTAA